TGGCCGGTCCACGCCGCCGGCGGCGCGCTGGGGCTGGCGTTCCCCTGGCTGGTCCACTCCGAGTGGCTGCACTACGGGTACGCGCTGGCGATGCTGGCCGGGCTGGTGCTGCTGCGGCCCGGGTTCGCGGGCCGGGCGCGGACCTGGTGGACCGCCGCGCTGGTGATCCAGGTGTGGCACCACTTCGAGCACCTGCTGCTCCTGCTCCAGGCGCTGACCGGGTGGCACCTCCGGGGCCGGGCCGCGCCGACGAGCCTCGTGCAGCTCGTCGTGCCCAGGGTCGAGCTGCACCTGTTCTACAACGCGGTCGTGTTCGCGCCGATGGTCGTGGCGGTCGTGCTCCACCGGACACAAAGGACGGTTCAACAAGGCTGAAAATCCGGACTGCCAACGATCGGGGCCGGCCCGGGGCGACGCGTCCCGGGCCGGCCTTCGTCATGTCGGGCGAACAACCGACCAAAGCGTTGACTACTGAAACCTATAGTGATGTACTGCGACGGAAGCAGGGGTCCGACCCGGCAGGCACCGGTGGTCCGCGGACCCCGGGGCGCCCGAACACCAGGAGGATCGATGACTGCTACTGCGGAGCCGTCCGCGGCGGCGCCGGAGCTCGACACGGCCGGCCTGCTCGCCGCCTACCGGCGCGACTTCACGCCCGCGGCCAAGGCGTTCGTCGAGGGCGGGATCTCGGCGCGGGAGCTGCGCGAGCGCTGGCTGCCCTACTTCCGGGGCCCCTTCCTGGACTACGAGCTGTCGGTGCAGGCGGCCTGGCGCGCCGCCCACGGCCCCGACCGCGGGATCGAGCCGGGCCCGCCGGACGCGGACCCCGCCCACGCCGAGCAGTTGCGGCACTTCCCGGTGACGATCTCGCACAACAACCTCGAACGCCTCGTCGACGTGCTGGCCGTGGAGCTGGGCGACCGGACGGCCGCCGACACGGTCACCCCGGAGCGGGTCCTCGACCTGGCCCACGTCGTCGACGCCCTCGACCGGCTCATGCACTCGCTCGTCCTCACCCCGTGACGGCGCGGGACGCGCGCCGCCCGGCGCGTGGGTACAACGGCTGAACAGGAGTGGCAGTGAACGGAAACGGCATTCCGACAAGCGTGGTGGAAGCCCTCAGGGCCGCCCGCGCGGTGACCGGGGCGGACGGCTCCGCGCTGTCCAACGCGGACATCGTCAAGGGCCACGACCTCGCGTGGGGCGGGCCGGGCAACCTCTACACCATCCGCCCCTACACGCTCGGCCCCGCGGCCCTGGAGGTCTTCACGGTCCGCGAGCGCATCCACGTCCTCGTCGACGGCCTGGGCGAGGACCTGGTGGACCTGCACGGCGTCGGCGTCTACCGGCGCCACGAGCCCCGCATCGGCGCCGAGGGCGCCGACGAGCTGACCTGGACCACGGCGACCATCGGCGCGCAGTTCCTCTCGCTCCAGGTCGTCGGCGACAGCGAGGTCCTCGGCCAGGTCCGGGTCACCAACACCCCGGGCAGGCGGGAGGGCGCGACCGTCGCGCCCGCCCGACCGGGCGGCGGCAGGGTCACGCCGCTGAAGAACTGCGTGACGCTGCTGTTCCCGCGGTTCGAGATCGAGCACCTGGGCGCCACGGTCGACACCGGCGACGAGCCGGTCGCGGTCGAGTCGCGGGTCAACATGGTGCCGCCGATCGGCGACGTGTCCCGGACCTCGCGCGGGTACGCGCTCTACGACGGCGACCGCCGCGTCGGCACACTGCTGGCGGCCGACCTGGAGATCGGCGCCCTGCTGCACCACATCCCGATCCAGACGGCGAAGGACCCCGTCGAGGCGTACGCGGTGACCGCGGAGTAGGCCGCCGCGGATGACCACCGGTCGCACCACCGGGCGGGTCCGGGCCAACCTCGGTGCGGGCCCGCTCGGCTCCTACGCGTTCCGGGTCGAGGCGACCCTCGGCCACCGGCCGACGAGCTACCTGTTCGCCCGGTCCACCGGGGGCGGCGGCGGCGTCGGCGAGCGGGCGGTGACGGTGCTGCTCGTGCTCGCGCCCGCCGCGCTGGCGGGCACCAGGGTGACCGTCCGCGAGAGCCGCGGCGCGGACCTGGCGGAGGTCACCACGTTCCTGCCGACCATGCGGGTGCCCAAGGTGGTCTCCGCCGCGCACGTGTTCGAGTGCCTGCCGCTGACCGACGTCGGGTACGTCGACCTGATGTCGTGGTTGCACCCGCCCGCGCGGGAGGTGCCCGCGGGCCCGCCCGGCCCGTGGAGCGCCTGGCACGACCGGCCGGGCACCACCAGGGTGTCGGAGGCCGCGCACGGCTACCGGGTCGTCGAGACCGTCAGCGCCGAGCACGGCATCCCGGTGGCGCGCAGCACGGTGCTCGACGGCGAGGAGACCCGCCGCTGGGAGGCCGTCGCGCTCGGCTCCCCGGAGTGGGACCACCTGCCCACGCGCATCCGGGTCACCAGGCCGAGGACGGGGCACTGGACGGTGTTCGAGCGGACGACGGACCCGCGGCCGGTACCGCCGGAGTGGGTGGAGGCCGACTCGGCGACGCTGCGCCGGGCGGCCGCGAGCGTGCTGGAGGGATGAGGGTGGGGTTGGCGGTGGTCGCCCGGCTGTGCCGGGTGCTGGGCGCGGTGGCGGCCCTGGGCGCCGCGGTGGCGGTCGAGGTGGTGCGCGGGCGCGCCGGCCTGGACCGCCGGGTGGCCGAGCGGGTCGCGGTGGCGTTAGAGCGCCTGGGTGGCGCCTTCCTCAAGGGCGGGCAGTTCCTGGGCACGCGCCGGGACCTCGTGGGGCCGGTGCTGGCCACCGCGCTCGGCCGCCTCCAGGACGACGTCCGGGCGATGCCGGTGGCCGACGCGCTGGCGGTGGTCGGCGCCGCGCGCGTCGAGCACGCCGGGGCGGTGCGGGCCGCGGTCCTGGCCGGGCCGGTGGCCGGCGGCTCCATCGCCTGCGTCTACCGCGCCGAGCTGCCCGGCCGCGCGGTCGCGGTCAAGGTGCGCAAGCCCGCGGCCGTCCGGCAGGTCACCGCCGACACCCGGGTCATCCGGGCCGCGGCGCGGCTGGCGGCCCGGGTGCCGGCGTGCCGCGGCGTCCCGCTGACCGACATCGCCGACCAGCTGTGCCGGTGCGTGCTCGACCAGCTCGACCTGGACCGGGAGCGGCGCAACCTGGAGCGGTTCGGCGAGCTGGTCCGCGACGCGGGCGGCATCACCGTGCCGGGGGTGGTGGCCGGGATGTGCGGCCCCGGCGTGCTGGCCATGGACTTCCTCGACGGGCTGGACCGCTCGGGCTGCGCCGCGCTGCCGGAGGCCGAGCGGACCGCCGCGGTCGAGGCGCTGGTGCGGGGGATGTACGACGCGCTGTTCCGGCACGGCTTCGTCCACGTCGACCTGCACCAGGGCAACGCCTACTTCCGGCGCGGGCGCGACGTGGTGGTGGTCGACTTCGGGTTCGTCCACCAGCTCGGCGCGCTCGCCCGCGCCAGGTTCACCGGCTTCTTCGCGGGGATGATCGACGGCGACGGCGCCGGGTGCGCCGACACCCTGCTGGCCACCGCGCGGTCGGTGGCCGACGACGCCGACCTGGCCGGGTTCCGGCGCGACGTCGCCGACTTGGTGGTGCGCAACTGCGGCCGGGCGGTCGAGGACTTCAGCCTGCCGCTGTTCGCCGCGTCGCTGTTCGACCTCCAGCGCCGGCACGGCGTGCACGCCGACCCGGAGTTCACCTTCCCGCTGCTGGGCCTGCTGGCCCTGGACGGGCTGGTCCGGGAGCACCACCCCGGGATGGACTTCCAGCTGGAGGCCGCGCCGTTCGTGATGGCGGGCCTGCTGGAGGCGGCCGACGACGGCCGACCGGGAGCCGGGGTCAGGACAGGCCCAGCATCCGGGTGCAGCGGTGGATGACCTCCGGGTCGCCGTCGACCTTCACCGCGCCGGTCACGATCGCGTCGAACGGGGACAGCAGCCGCGCGCCGATGCGGACGAAGGTGTCCGCCGCGCAGGCGATGGTCAGGTCCGGCAGCGGGACCGAGCCGGGCACGAAGGACACGGCGCCGCCGCGGACCTCGATGGCGAAGCTGTGGTCGCCCACCCGGAACTCGTAGGTCTCGTCCACGTCCGGGATGCGGTCGTGGTCGATCATCGCCTGGAGGGCGAGGAAGCCCCACTCGTCGCGGACGGTCTTCTTCGCGTCGCCCTCGCGCAGGAAGCCCATGCCCCACCTGGCCAGCGACAGCACCGGTGCCCGCAGCTGCTCGCCCAGCGCGGTCAGCCGGTACATCTTGCCCCGCGAGTCGCCCTCGACCGGCAGCTGCTCGATCACCTCGTGCTCGGTCAGCATCCTGAGCCGGTCGGTGAGCAGGTTCGGCCCGATGCCCGGCAGGTTGTCCAGCAGGTTGTTGAACCGCATGGGCGCGACGAGCAGCTCCCGCACGATGAGCAGGGTCCAGCGCTCGCCGATGATGTTGAGCCCGGCGGCAAGACCGCAGAACTGGCCGTAGTCCCGTCGGACGCTCATGGTGTGCCGGACCTTCCTCGGTAGTTGCTCTTAACTGTGATAGTAACCTGCGGGTTCGTCCAGGGTGCTGTCCGCACCTCCCATTGCTCCCGACATGGTCGATCAGACCAGTTCGGTATAGTACTATGAAGTTATCTTGGGGGTTCATCGGGTCCCCGCTCGCGGTGGGGCCGGCGCGGCAGAGGGGCCGCCGGTCGCGCGGAGGGACGTCGCCCGGTCCGCGGCGGGGCTGTTTCCTGGAGGAGGAACGCCCGTGCGAACGACGTTGTCCTTGTTGGTGTGCTTAATAGTCCTGCCCGTGGCGGCGTGCGGGACGTCGCCCGCGGCGGAGCACCACGACGCGGGGTTGCGGGTCGGGGCCATCCCCGACCAGGACCCGCAGAAGTTGCAGCGGATGTACGACGTGGTGTCGGACTACCTGGAGGCGGACCTCGGCACGCCGGTGGAGTACGTGCCGGTCCGCGACTACGCCGCCGCCGTCGCCCAGTTCGAGCGCGGCGACCTCGACCTGGTGTTCTTCGGCGGCCTCACCGGGGTGCAGGCCAGGGCCCGGGTGCCCGGCGCGGTGGTCGTCGCCCAGCGCGACGTCGACGAGCGGTTCCGCAGCGTGTTCGTGGCCAACACCGCCGCCGGCCTGCCGCCGCTGGGCGGGGTGGCCGACCTGGCCCGGCTCAAGGGCCACTCGTTCACCTTCGGCAGCGACACCTCCACCTCGGGCAGGCTGATGCCCCAGTTCTTCCTCGACGAGGCCGGCGTGGGGCTGGACGCGTTCACCGGCGAACCGGGGTACTCCGGTTCGCACGACGCGACCATCAAGCTCGTCGAGTCCGGCGCCTACCAGGTGGGCGCGCTCAGCGCCTCGGTGTGGGACAAGCGCGTCGCCGAGGGCGGGGTGGACACCTCCCGCGTGGCCGAGGTGTTCCGCACCCCGCCCTACCACGACTACCACTGGCTGGCCCGGCCCGACCTGGACCGGCGCCTCGGCGCGGGCTTCACCGACCGGGTCCGCGCCGCGCTGCTGGCCTGCGACGGCGGCGACGACCGCGAGAAGCAGGTGCTGGAGCTGTTCGCGGCGGGCGGCTTCACCGCGGCGCGGGCCGAGGACTACGCGCAGATCGAGGCCGTCGCGGGCCGGCTCGGGCTGCTGCGCTGACCATGGGCGACGACCTCGTGCTCGACGTGCGCGGCGCCGCGGTCCGCCTGGGCGGGGCGGACGTGCTGTCCGGGATCGACCTGCGGGTCGCCGCGGGGGAGCGGGTGGCGCTCATCGGACCCAGCGGCGCGGGCAAGACCACGCTGCTCAAGCTCCTCAACGGCACGGTGGCCGCCACGCGCGGGCGGGTGCGGGCGCTCGGCTGCGAGTACGGCCGCTCCTCCGCGCGCCGCACCCGTGCCGCGCGGCACCGGATCGGCACCGTGCACCAGCACTTCGACCTGGTGCCGCAGCTGCGGGTGGTGCACAACGTCAACGCCGGCAGGCTGGGCGCCTGGCCGCTGTGGAAGGCGGCGCTGTCGCTGGTGCGCCCGTTCGAGGCGCGTGCCGCGCAGGCCGCCCTGGAGCGGGTCGGCATCGGCGACAAGCTGCGGGAGCGCACCGGTGACCTCTCCGGCGGCGAGCAGCAGCGGGTGGCGATCGCGCGGGTGCTGGTGCAGCGGCCCCGGGTGGTCCTCGCCGACGAGCCGATCGCCAGCCTCGACCCGGCCCGGGCCCGCGAGGTGGTCGACCTGCTGTTCGCGGTCAGCGCCGAGGCGGGCACGGCGCTGGTGGCGAGCCTGCACGACCTGGACGTGGCGCTGGGCCGCTTCGACCGCGTGGTCGGGCTGCGGGCGGGCCGTGTCGTGGTCGACGCCCCGCCGCGCGAGGTGGGCGACGCCGAGGTCGCGCGGCTGTTCCGCACCGGGGGGAGCCCGTGACGCTGGCCACCCGGCCGCCCGGCGAGCTGGTCGGCTGCCGCCCGACCGGCGCGGTGCCCCGCCGGCCGGGACCGCGGCGCCGGGCCCGCCGCTGGTGGCTGCTCGCCTGCGCGGCGGCCGTCGTGGCCGCCGCGCTGCCCGCGTTCGCCGGCGGCACCCCGGTCGTCCGGGTCGAGGGGCTGGGGCAGCTCGGCGAGTTCTTCGCCGCGGCGGCGCACCCCCGGCTGGACGGGCCGTTCGCCGCGCTCGTCGCCGGCTCCGCCGCGACCACCCTGGCTTACGCCGTGCTCGGCACCGCGGTGAGCCTGGTGATCGGCCTGGTCGGCGGGGTGCTCACGAGCCAGGTGTGGTGGCGGGTCGACGCGCCGGGCCGGCGGGTGCGCGACGTGCTGGCCTGGGGCGCGGCCCGGCTGGCGTTCGTCGTGCCCCGCGGCGTCCACGAGGTCGTCTGGGGCCTCGGGCTGCTCGTCGTGCTCGGCCGCGGCCCCGTCGTGGCGGTGCTGGCCATCGGCATCCCGTTCGGCGCGGTCACCGCCAAGGTGTTCGCCGAGCTGCTGGACGAGGCGGACCGCGCGCCGTACGAGGCGCTGCTGGCCGCCGGTGCGCCCAGGCCGGTGGCGGTCCTGCACGGGCTGCTGCCCGCGGCGCTGGGCGACCTGCTGTCCTACGCCTTCTACCGGCTGGAGTGCGCCATCCGCAGCGCGACCGCGCTGGGCCTGGTCGGCGCGGGCGGCCTGGGCACCGAGCTGCTGGACAGCTTCCGCGCGCTGGTCTACGGGGAGATGTGGACGCTGCTGTACGCGCTGGTGGTGCTCAGCGCGGTGGCCGACGGGTGGAGCACGGCGGTGCGGGCCCGGCTGGCCGGGCCGCGCGGCAGGCCCGACCCGCTGGTGGCCGGCTCGGTGGTCCTGGTGCCCGCCCTGGTGGCGTGCTCCGCCTGGTGGGTGCGGCTGGACCCGTCCGTGCTGTGGGACGACCGCTCCGCGCACCAGGCGCTGGTGCTGGCCCGGCAGTCCTGGCCCCCGGCCGCGGGCGAGGGCGGGATCGCCGGGCTGGTCCGGCTCTGCGGCACGACGCTGGCCATGTCCGTGCTGGCGGTGGCGGTGGCGTTCGTGCTGGGCGCGCTGCTGGCGCTGCCCGCGGCGGCGCTGCCGCAGCTCGACCGCACCGGCGCGGCCCGGCTGCGGCGGCTGCCCGCGGTCCTGCTCGCCCGGTCGGCGATGCTGCTCCTGCGGGCGGTGCCGCCGCCGGTGTGGGCGCTGCTCGCGCTGTTCGCCTTCCACCCCGGTGTGGTGCCGGGCGCGGTGGCGCTGGGCGCCTACACGGCCGGGGTGCTGGGGCGGCTGATGGCCGAGGCGGTCGACAACCTCGACGGGCGACCGCTGCGCGCCCTGGGCGCGCTGGGCGCCTCCCGGGGCGGGGTGCTGTGCTACGGCGTGCTCCCGGCCGCGGCCGGGCGGTTCGCCGCCTACGGCCTGTACCGGTGGGAGGTGACGGTCCGCGAGACCGTGGTGGTGGGCGTGGTCGGCGCCGGCGGCCTCGGCGTGGTGCTCCAGCACCAGCTCAACAGCTTCCACTTCGACCGGGCCGCGGCCACCGTGCTGGCCGTCGTCGCGCTCACCGCGGTGGTGGACCTCGTCAGCGCGGCGGTCCGCCGGTCGGTGCGCTGACGGGGTGCGCCGGCCCGGTGCCCCCCGGGAGGGCACCGGGCCGCCGGTCACGGCGAGGCGACGCCGTCGAAGAACTTCGCGGCCTTGGCCCAGGCGTTGGCCCCGACCTGGCGCCCCAGCACGCGGCCGTTCTGGTTGGCGGCCTGGAAGTGGATGCCGCCGTACAGGCGCGAGATCCCGTTCTCCGCCTCGGCCTCGGTGAAGGTGGACCAGCTCAGGGTGATGTCCCGGCCCGGGGTCAGGCCGGGCTCCACCTTGGAGGCGCCCCTGGGGTAGAGGAGCGTCTCGCCGTAGGCGTCGCTGCCGGTGAAGCTCTTGAAGACCTCGGCCGCGGCGGCGCCGAAGGTGCTGTGCCCCGACACGTAGTCGCCGAACGACGGCGTCATCAGCACGGCGGGCTGGTAGGGCAGCCACGTGTCGCCGTTGATCAGCTCCGGCCCGGTGCCCGCCCTGGCCCAGGACGGGATCTGCTTGGCGCGGTTGAGGTAGCGGATGGCGGTGATGGGGCGGACGGAGTCGTACTGGTACTTCACGCCCCAGCACGCGATGCTGGCGTCGAAGACGGCGTTGGCCACGGCGAACAGCATCTTCGCGTCGTCGTCCACGGTGTGCGCGTCCCGGGTGGAGACGTACTGGCCGATCACCAGCCACCGCCCCGGCGGGCGCGGCGTGCCCGGGAAGTCGTCCGCCCAGTACTCGGTGACCACCTTGCGGCGGTCGTCGAGGTCGGCGCCGTAGTCGATGAGCTGCTGCGCCTGCTGCTCGAACTGGACGGTGCCGTACCGGGCGGGCGGCGCCAGGCCGCCGGTGAACTGGTCCCAGGAGGTCATGGCGAACGGCGTGACGTGGCGCCAGTGCGGCCCGGTGCCGGTCTGGGTCACCACCTGGTCGCCGACCCGGTAGCTCAGCGGCTGCCAGCGGTTGACGTCCTGCACGGTGCTGGGCACCAACGGCTGGTAGATGTCCATGGGGCGGTTGACCGGCGCGTAGCCGGTGTAGTCGGCGTAGGCGCCGGGCGCGATGTCGCCGAGCTGGTTGGAGCCGTCGCGGTGCCGGTAGTCCAGCACGGCGCCGCAGGCGCGCCTGCCGACCCACGCCGGGGTGCTCGTCGAGCCCGGCCGGTAGCCCAGCGCCGCCATCAGGGCGTCGAAGTCCGCTTTGTACTCGGGCCACACGTCCACCGCGGCGGTGTAGGCGGCGTGGCTGATCGCCTCGTCCTTGTTGGCCGCGGTGCGCTCGGCCACCGGGCGCCGCAGCCCGTTGCCGAACAGCGTGCCGGCGGCGCGCGCGTCGTAGGCGGCCCAGGCGTCGTAGATGCAGGTGTGCAGCACCGCGTACGCGCGGGCGACCATCGGCGGGCCCATGGTCGACCTGCTGACCGCGGCCATGCCGGCGTTGCTCCACCGGATGACGACGTTCGGTGCCGCCGCCGCCGCGGGCGCGGCCCGGGCGACGGCGGGGGCGAGGGGCAGCCCGAGGGCGAGGGCGGCGGCCAGGACCCCCGCGGTGCCTGGGCGGAATCTGCTTGACCGGGATCTCATCGTCCGCTCCGGTTCGTCGAGCCCCGCGGGCGTCGGGGGACGGACAGCGGGGGCTGTCAAGTAGCTATATCAAATGTAAGTCTTTCGAAAGTTGTAGCAGTCTGCGACGATGGGTCACAAGTTCGGGGGACGTGGTTTCACGCGTACAGCTCAGTCGGCCGGAGGACGTGATCACCGCTCTGCCGTCTACTTCGGACGGCGCGGGTCAGCCGCGTGCCCGTCGCGGGTGCGTCTCGTACATCCGCACCGCGACGACCACGCCCGAGGCGGCGGTCACCGCGGCCACCGCCCACACCGCCGCGCGCAGGCCCCACAGGTCCGCCACCACGCCGGAGAGCAGCGCGCCCACCGCGAACCCGCCGTCGCGCCAGAGCCGGTAGACCCCGACCGCCCGCGCCCGCCACAGCGGGTGCGCCACGTCGCCGACCACCGCCAGCAGGGTGGGGTAGACCAGGGCGGTGCCGACGCCCAGCAGGACCGAGGCCGTCGCCCAGCCGCCGAACGTGCCGGCGACCGCGACGAGGGCCAGCGCGCCGGCCTGGACGAGCATCCCGGCGGTGATCAGGTGCTTGCGCCCCCACCGGTCCGACAGCGGGCCGGTGGCCAGCTGCCCGAGGCCCCAGACCGCCGGGTACAGCGCGGTGAGCACCCCGATCGCGGGCAGCGCCAGGCCGCCGGAGGCGAACAGCACGGGGAACAGGCCCCAGGCCAGCCCGTCGTTGAGGTTGTTGACCATGCCCGCCTGGCTCGCGGCGGACAGCGCGGGCTCGCGCAGGCTCGTGCGGGCGAAGACCTCGCGGTCGCCCGGCCCGGCGCCCCGCCCCGGCGCGGGTGCCTGGGCGGCCTCCAGCCGGGCGTGCCCGCGGGTCTCGCGCACCGCGAGCGCGGACAGGCCCAGCCCCAGGGCGGCGCAGGACAGCCCCAGCAGGAACGGCGCGGGGCGCAGGCCGTGGCGGGCCGCGAGGTAGCCGGTGGCGAGCGCGGTGCCGGCCACCGCGAGGTAGCCGGCCGCCTCGTTGAGCCCCATCGCCAGGCCCCGCCCGCGCGGGCCGACCAGGTCGATCTTCATGATCACCGTGGTCGACCAGGTCAGGCCCTGGTTGACGCCCAGCAGCACGTTCGCCGCGACGACCCAGCTCCAGGAGGGCGCCCAGACCAGCAGCAGGGGCACGGGCACCGCCACCAGCCACCCGGCCACCAGCACCGGTTTGCGGCCGACCCGGTCCGACCACGCGCCCGCGACGTAGTTCGCCGCCGCCTTGGCGACGCCGAACGCCAGCACGTAGGTCAGCGCGGCGGTCCGGCCGGTCAGGGCGAACTCCTGCCCGGCCAGCAGCGGCAGCACCGTGCGCTCCTGCCCGAGCACGCCGCCGACCAGGGCGTTGACCGCCACCAGCAGGGCGAACTGGGGGAGGTTGGCGCGCAGGCCCAGGCGCGGGTCCGGGGTGCCGTTCACCGGCCACCGCCGGTGCTCGCGGCGACGTCGCCCATGGTCCGGTCCTCCCGGGATCGGGTGTGCTCCCCGCCCAGTTCTACCGTAATCCACGGACTATTGGATAACGAGAGGTCGACGATCCCTCAGATGAGCAGGAAGACCCCCGAGAGGACCAGCACGCAGGCCCAGACCACGTCGAAGTTCACCCACGCCCGGCGCAGCACCTCCAGCCCCACCACGCGGTGGACGACGACCGCCAGCACGCCCATGACCGCCAGCATCGAGGCGGTGTGCACGAGCAGCGCGAGCGCGGTGCTCGCCACGTCGCCCCCGCCGGTCGGGTGCGCGTGGCCGTGCGCCGCCCCGTGCGCCGCGCCGGCCCCGGCACCGGCGCGGTCCGGCGGGGACGCCAGGAGCAGCGGCAGGAGCATCAGCCCGGCGCCGTGCGCGGTGGACATCAGCAGCGACCACAGCGCCAGCGCCGGCCCGCCGACCCGCATCCCGGTCCACCGGGGGTGCGACCGCGGCCGCACCAGCTTGAACACCCCGAAGCCGATCAGCGCGGCCGCCGCGCCCCACCGCAGCCGGGCCGGGTCCACCGCCAGGGCGAACGCGCCGAACACGAGCGCCACCAGGGCGAGCGACGCGGTGTGGCCGGCCGCGATGGGGCCCAGGGACGCCACCACG
This portion of the Saccharothrix syringae genome encodes:
- a CDS encoding AarF/UbiB family protein — encoded protein: MALERLGGAFLKGGQFLGTRRDLVGPVLATALGRLQDDVRAMPVADALAVVGAARVEHAGAVRAAVLAGPVAGGSIACVYRAELPGRAVAVKVRKPAAVRQVTADTRVIRAAARLAARVPACRGVPLTDIADQLCRCVLDQLDLDRERRNLERFGELVRDAGGITVPGVVAGMCGPGVLAMDFLDGLDRSGCAALPEAERTAAVEALVRGMYDALFRHGFVHVDLHQGNAYFRRGRDVVVVDFGFVHQLGALARARFTGFFAGMIDGDGAGCADTLLATARSVADDADLAGFRRDVADLVVRNCGRAVEDFSLPLFAASLFDLQRRHGVHADPEFTFPLLGLLALDGLVREHHPGMDFQLEAAPFVMAGLLEAADDGRPGAGVRTGPASGCSGG
- a CDS encoding vanadium-dependent haloperoxidase, with the translated sequence MRSRSSRFRPGTAGVLAAALALGLPLAPAVARAAPAAAAAPNVVIRWSNAGMAAVSRSTMGPPMVARAYAVLHTCIYDAWAAYDARAAGTLFGNGLRRPVAERTAANKDEAISHAAYTAAVDVWPEYKADFDALMAALGYRPGSTSTPAWVGRRACGAVLDYRHRDGSNQLGDIAPGAYADYTGYAPVNRPMDIYQPLVPSTVQDVNRWQPLSYRVGDQVVTQTGTGPHWRHVTPFAMTSWDQFTGGLAPPARYGTVQFEQQAQQLIDYGADLDDRRKVVTEYWADDFPGTPRPPGRWLVIGQYVSTRDAHTVDDDAKMLFAVANAVFDASIACWGVKYQYDSVRPITAIRYLNRAKQIPSWARAGTGPELINGDTWLPYQPAVLMTPSFGDYVSGHSTFGAAAAEVFKSFTGSDAYGETLLYPRGASKVEPGLTPGRDITLSWSTFTEAEAENGISRLYGGIHFQAANQNGRVLGRQVGANAWAKAAKFFDGVASP
- a CDS encoding putative selenate ABC transporter substrate-binding protein, which translates into the protein MCLIVLPVAACGTSPAAEHHDAGLRVGAIPDQDPQKLQRMYDVVSDYLEADLGTPVEYVPVRDYAAAVAQFERGDLDLVFFGGLTGVQARARVPGAVVVAQRDVDERFRSVFVANTAAGLPPLGGVADLARLKGHSFTFGSDTSTSGRLMPQFFLDEAGVGLDAFTGEPGYSGSHDATIKLVESGAYQVGALSASVWDKRVAEGGVDTSRVAEVFRTPPYHDYHWLARPDLDRRLGAGFTDRVRAALLACDGGDDREKQVLELFAAGGFTAARAEDYAQIEAVAGRLGLLR
- a CDS encoding PhnE/PtxC family ABC transporter permease gives rise to the protein MTLATRPPGELVGCRPTGAVPRRPGPRRRARRWWLLACAAAVVAAALPAFAGGTPVVRVEGLGQLGEFFAAAAHPRLDGPFAALVAGSAATTLAYAVLGTAVSLVIGLVGGVLTSQVWWRVDAPGRRVRDVLAWGAARLAFVVPRGVHEVVWGLGLLVVLGRGPVVAVLAIGIPFGAVTAKVFAELLDEADRAPYEALLAAGAPRPVAVLHGLLPAALGDLLSYAFYRLECAIRSATALGLVGAGGLGTELLDSFRALVYGEMWTLLYALVVLSAVADGWSTAVRARLAGPRGRPDPLVAGSVVLVPALVACSAWWVRLDPSVLWDDRSAHQALVLARQSWPPAAGEGGIAGLVRLCGTTLAMSVLAVAVAFVLGALLALPAAALPQLDRTGAARLRRLPAVLLARSAMLLLRAVPPPVWALLALFAFHPGVVPGAVALGAYTAGVLGRLMAEAVDNLDGRPLRALGALGASRGGVLCYGVLPAAAGRFAAYGLYRWEVTVRETVVVGVVGAGGLGVVLQHQLNSFHFDRAAATVLAVVALTAVVDLVSAAVRRSVR
- a CDS encoding phosphonate ABC transporter ATP-binding protein — its product is MGDDLVLDVRGAAVRLGGADVLSGIDLRVAAGERVALIGPSGAGKTTLLKLLNGTVAATRGRVRALGCEYGRSSARRTRAARHRIGTVHQHFDLVPQLRVVHNVNAGRLGAWPLWKAALSLVRPFEARAAQAALERVGIGDKLRERTGDLSGGEQQRVAIARVLVQRPRVVLADEPIASLDPARAREVVDLLFAVSAEAGTALVASLHDLDVALGRFDRVVGLRAGRVVVDAPPREVGDAEVARLFRTGGSP
- a CDS encoding MFS transporter produces the protein MNGTPDPRLGLRANLPQFALLVAVNALVGGVLGQERTVLPLLAGQEFALTGRTAALTYVLAFGVAKAAANYVAGAWSDRVGRKPVLVAGWLVAVPVPLLLVWAPSWSWVVAANVLLGVNQGLTWSTTVIMKIDLVGPRGRGLAMGLNEAAGYLAVAGTALATGYLAARHGLRPAPFLLGLSCAALGLGLSALAVRETRGHARLEAAQAPAPGRGAGPGDREVFARTSLREPALSAASQAGMVNNLNDGLAWGLFPVLFASGGLALPAIGVLTALYPAVWGLGQLATGPLSDRWGRKHLITAGMLVQAGALALVAVAGTFGGWATASVLLGVGTALVYPTLLAVVGDVAHPLWRARAVGVYRLWRDGGFAVGALLSGVVADLWGLRAAVWAVAAVTAASGVVVAVRMYETHPRRARG
- a CDS encoding crotonobetainyl-CoA--carnitine CoA-transferase, with the translated sequence MSVRRDYGQFCGLAAGLNIIGERWTLLIVRELLVAPMRFNNLLDNLPGIGPNLLTDRLRMLTEHEVIEQLPVEGDSRGKMYRLTALGEQLRAPVLSLARWGMGFLREGDAKKTVRDEWGFLALQAMIDHDRIPDVDETYEFRVGDHSFAIEVRGGAVSFVPGSVPLPDLTIACAADTFVRIGARLLSPFDAIVTGAVKVDGDPEVIHRCTRMLGLS
- a CDS encoding DUF6073 family protein, with protein sequence MVEALRAARAVTGADGSALSNADIVKGHDLAWGGPGNLYTIRPYTLGPAALEVFTVRERIHVLVDGLGEDLVDLHGVGVYRRHEPRIGAEGADELTWTTATIGAQFLSLQVVGDSEVLGQVRVTNTPGRREGATVAPARPGGGRVTPLKNCVTLLFPRFEIEHLGATVDTGDEPVAVESRVNMVPPIGDVSRTSRGYALYDGDRRVGTLLAADLEIGALLHHIPIQTAKDPVEAYAVTAE